A window of the Syntrophales bacterium genome harbors these coding sequences:
- a CDS encoding RNA-binding protein, translating to MKIYVGNLSYEVTEEDLRLALEQFGQVESATIIKDKHSGQSKGFGFVEMASKAEGQSAIEGLNGKELKGRALNVNEARPRTESRGGRGGQGGGRGGQGGGRGGQGGDRGRPKGGRSF from the coding sequence ATGAAGATCTATGTAGGAAATTTGTCGTACGAGGTCACCGAAGAGGACTTACGGCTGGCTTTAGAACAATTCGGGCAGGTTGAATCCGCTACCATTATAAAAGACAAGCATAGTGGTCAATCAAAAGGATTTGGATTCGTGGAGATGGCCTCTAAAGCTGAAGGGCAGTCTGCAATCGAAGGCCTAAATGGCAAAGAGCTAAAAGGAAGAGCGCTTAACGTGAATGAGGCTCGCCCTCGCACCGAAAGTCGCGGTGGCAGAGGAGGACAAGGTGGTGGCAGAGGAGGACAAGGTGGTGGCAGAGGAGGACAAGGTGGTGACAGAGGAAGACCAA